In Macadamia integrifolia cultivar HAES 741 chromosome 5, SCU_Mint_v3, whole genome shotgun sequence, a single window of DNA contains:
- the LOC122078311 gene encoding WAT1-related protein At4g30420-like — protein MGGLEDYKAVMTMVVLQFTYAGVTLFTRAALLQGMSPKVFVVYRQAIATLVIAPVAYFSNRGKTSMSSMGLRSFCLIFVSSLVGVAMNQNIYFEGLYLASSSIGSAMSNLVPGITFLMATIVGLEKVQIRSLRSMAKVVGTTVCVGGAVSMALLRGPKLLNTPIFPFQDELTDMRSGGENWLMGCLLLFGSSCCWSFWLILQVPMSASYPDHLLLSAWMCFFATLQSATFAFFLEPDPSAWNIHSISEISSCIYAGIVGSAISFYVQSWCISRRGPLFSAMFNPLCTVIVTIFACILLHEEIFTGSLVGSVAVVVGLYVVLWGKAKEIEEIKGEMEPTHKDTTKTVTILINEPLKESGKIDLQEPLLAYDRCSDVNNEGQRKQ, from the exons ATGGGTGGTTTAGAAGATTACAAGGCTGTGATGACCATGGTGGTACTGCAGTTCACCTATGCAGGTGTTACTCTCTTCACCAGAGCTGCCCTTTTGCAGGGAATGAGTCCCAAGGTTTTTGTTGTTTACAGGCAAGCGATAGCTACTTTGGTCATTGCACCTGTAGCTTATTTCTCTAACAg GGGAAAGACAAGCATGAGTTCTATGGGATTGAGAagcttttgtttgatttttgtttcttctcttgttgg TGTGGCAATGAACCAGAACATCTATTTTGAAGGTCTTTATCTGGCCTCTTCATCAATAGGAAGTGCCATGTCAAATTTGGTCCCCGGAATCACATTTCTTATGGCAACTATTGTGGG ATTAGAGAAAGTACAGATTAGAAGCCTAAGAAGCATGGCTAAGGTAGTAGGGACAACAGTCTGTGTTGGTGGAGCTGTTTCCATGGCATTGCTAAGAGGCCCAAAGCTCTTGAATACTCCAATATTTCCATTCCAAGATGAGCTAACTGATATGCGTTCAGGAGGTGAGAATTGGCTGATGGGTTGTCTCCTCCTATTTGGAAGCAGTTGTTGCTGGTCATTTTGGCTGATTTTGCAG GTCCCAATGTCTGCTAGCTATCCTGACCACCTGTTACTGTCTGCTTGGATGTGCTTCTTTGCAACACTACAATCAGCAACCTTTGCTTTCTTCTTAGAACCAGACCCAAGTGCATGGAATATACATTCTATTTCTGAGATCTCATCTTGCATCTATGCT GGAATCGTAGGATCTGCAATTTCTTTTTATGTTCAATCATGGTGTATTTCACGAAGGGGGCCTCTCTTCTCGGCAATGTTCAATCCTCTTTGCACTGTTATCGTGACCATCTTCGCTTGTATACTTCTTCATGAGGAAATTTTCACTGGAAG TTTGGTGGGTTCAGTTGCCGTGGTGGTTGGTTTATATGTTGTGCTTTGGGGTAAAGCTAAGGAAATAGAAGAGATCAAAGGAGAGATGGAACCAACACACAAAGATACAACGAAGACCGTTACAATCTTGATCAATGAACCCTTGAAGGAGAGTGGTAAAATCGATTTGCAAGAGCCCCTTTTGGCTTATGATAGATGTTCTGATGTGAATAATGAAGGTCAAAGGAAACaataa